TTTATATATCAGTCACGTGCTATTTTTTGCATTTCCAATATGTTTTCAATATTATCAATTGTATTTCTTGTATCAACATATAAACATGAACATTTATCATAAGTTCTTTTAGCTTTTATATAATTGCTAATAGAAGGTTTAGGTCTATAATTATTTTCTGAAAGCATTTCCGCTGCTTCAGTTGTTAAATTTGAAAATCTTGTTGCATAAATATCGTAGTAATTTCTAAGAAGTATTAGAAATGTGCTTTCAATATTTCTATTAGTTTTGTTTTGCATATAAATTCTATAAACTGATCTTATTTTTTTAAGCAAAGGAGCATGATCAACATATTCTAATAATCTTGAACTTTCATAAGTATACTCAATAGTTTTTTTATAAATAACAAGTGTTATAAGTGTTCCAATAATACCTAAAATAGAAATAACCACAAAGATAAGACCTAAAATCAACAATGTTGTTGGTTTATTTACTAAAGTCGAAAATAATATCATGAAACCACCACTTTTCTACCATATATAATTATATCAAATATATTTAATTCATTTGTTGTTGAAAGATATGTTGTTTATATATATAATATTAAAGTTATTGTTTATATTCTGCGGATGAATATTTACTAAAAACTGTTTATTATTTTACAATAGTAACTCTTGGCAGTAAGAGCGAATAAATAAACTGATTAGTAAGGAATTCATTAAAGACTATTTTTAATAACGCTATTTTTAAAAAGGAGATAACGTATGTCAAGATATACTGGATCAACATTTAAAAAAGCAAGAAGATATGGTTTCTCAATTCTTGAGAATGGTAAAGAATTTAGCAAAGGTAAAAAAAGAGTAACTACTCCAGGTCAACACGGTAAAGACAAAGCTCGTTTAAAAATGAGTGGATATGGTGCTCAATTACAAGAAAAACAAAAAGTTAAATTCATGTATGGAATGACTGAAAGACAATTCAGAAACACATTTGCAAAAGCTAAAAAAGTTCATGGTGGAATTTTAGGGACAAACTTCCTAGTATTATTAGAATCAAGATTAGACAATATTGTTTATCGTCTTGGATTCGCAATGACTAGACAAGCTGCTCGTCAATTAGTTAACCACGGTCATATTTTAGTAAATGGCAAAAAAATTGACATTCCATCATACCAAGCAAAACCAGGTGATCAAATTGAAGTTAAAGAATCTATGAAGAAAAACGACAAAATTGCTGAAGCATTACAAAACAATGAATCAACAGTTGAATTTGTTAAAGTAGATAAAGCTAACTTAAAAGGTCAATTTGTTAGATTACCTGAACGTCAAGAATTAAATTTAGAAATCAACGACGCTTTAATTGTTGAATGATACAACCGTTTAATTAAGTAATAATTAGACAAATCAAAAAACACCATTATAATAAACTGGTGTTTTTTTATATTTTTATAAACTAAAACCCATCACATTAAGGATGGGTTAATTTTTTTGTTTTGAGAGAAAAAATAAAATGTAAATTTGATAATAAAAGTATATATAAATGAAAAGATTTAAAAAATGCTTTTGCATTTCTTATTTGGGGGATAAATTCTTATCCCTTATTTTTATTATATATCTTATTTCCAAAATTGGAATACTTTTTTGGAAATTTTTATTTTAATTTTAATAAATAATATTTTTTCTTACCTTTTTTAACAATTATTTTATTAATTTGAATTGGATTAATACTTGCGATTTGTGCATTTTCGTCTTCAATAGCAGCATCATTAAATGAG
This window of the Mesoplasma chauliocola genome carries:
- the rpsD gene encoding 30S ribosomal protein S4, which produces MSRYTGSTFKKARRYGFSILENGKEFSKGKKRVTTPGQHGKDKARLKMSGYGAQLQEKQKVKFMYGMTERQFRNTFAKAKKVHGGILGTNFLVLLESRLDNIVYRLGFAMTRQAARQLVNHGHILVNGKKIDIPSYQAKPGDQIEVKESMKKNDKIAEALQNNESTVEFVKVDKANLKGQFVRLPERQELNLEINDALIVEWYNRLIK